The Acidobacteriota bacterium genome segment TGGCCGGTCTCGCTCCCGTAGAGCACCCGCTCGGGATAGCGGGCGTGGTCCGCGGCGTAACGGTTTTCGCTGTAGTTGTAGCCGGCCACGTCGAGGGCCGCGGGGTATTCCGTCTCGTTCGACATCACCGGTCCCGCCAGCCCGGCGGTGACGGGCCGGGAAGGGTCCCATTTCCGCACCACGGCCGCCAGGCGCCGGGCGATGGCCCCCAGCCGGTCGGCGTGGGGCTGTGCGGGCTTATAGCCCGGGGCGTGCTGCTGCCCGATCCCCTCCCGGTCGAGGATGGGGTGGGAGTAGGGGTCGTTGGGGTAGTCGACCTCGTTTCCGATGCTCCACATGAAGACCGAGGGGTGGTTGCGGTCGCGCAGGACCAGGTCGCCGAGGTCCCGCTCCCCCCACTCGTCGAAAAATGAGGCGGGGCCCTCGAACCCGGGGGTGCCCACGTTCCACCCTTCGAGCCATTTTTTCTTGGGGAACTCCCACTCGTCGAAAGCTTCGTCCATGACGAGGAGGCCCATCTCGTCGCACAGGTCGTACAGGAGGGGGGCGTGGGGGTTGTGGCTGGTCCGGATGGCGTTGCACCCGAGCGCTTTCAGGGTTTCGAGGCGGTGGGCCCACACTTCGCGGGGGACGGCCGATCCCAGGGTCCCGGCGTCGTGGTGGAGGCACACCCCCTTGATCTTCATGTTTTTCCCGTTCAGGAAGAAACCTTTGTCGGGGTCGAAGGCAAAGGTGCGGAGGCCCACGCGGGTGACGCCCCGGTCGGCGACGCGCTCCCCCTCCTTCACCGTGGTCTGCAGGCGGTAGAGGTAGGGATCCTCCACCGACCAGGGGCGGGGGCGCGCGATTTCAAGTTCCTGGACGAGGCGTTCGCTCCCCCCGGCGGGCAGGGTGACTTTGGAGCCGTGCCGGGCGGCCACGGTCCGGTCGTGGCGGGCGAGTTCCTGGACGACCGTGACGGTGCGCGCGCGGCCGGTGGAGTTTTCGAGCGTGGTTTCCACGGTGACGGCCGATTGAGCGCCGCCGAGAGTGCGGGTGGTGCAGTAGACGCCCCAGGGGGCGATGTGGACCGGGTCGGCGAAGCGGAGCCAGACGTCGCGGTAGATGCCGGAGCCGGTGTACCAGCGGGAGTCGGCCGATTCGGAGTGGTCGACGCGCACGGCGACCGTGTTGGTGCCCCCGGGAGTGACGAAGGGGGTGATATCGTGGTATACGGGCACGTAGCCGCTCGGCCGCATCCCCAGGGAGGAGCCGTTGACGAAGATCTCCCCGTTGCGGTAGATCCCCTCGAAATGGAGAAACACCATCTGTCCCTTCCGCTCGGCCGGAATGTCGATGGTTCTGCGGTACCAGCCGACCCCGCCGGGGAGGTAGCCCGTGGCGCTCGCGAGCGCAGGGGAATAGGGCCCCTCGACGCTCCAGTCATGCGGGAGGTCCACCCGGCGCCAGCCGGAGTCGTCGAACGCGGGGGCCTCCGCCCCGGCCGGGTCTCCCTTGAAGAAGAGCCAGCCGTCGTTGATCTTTTGGAGGTTCGCGGACACCTCCCCCGAAACGGTCGAGAAGGAAAGGGAGGCGATGAAAAGGAAAGGGAGCAGTTTTTTCATAAGTATCCCGGTGCTCTAAGGGGCTGAACACTTCGCGCCACTCTAATCGAACCGGGCCGGGATATTCAAGGATCTCCTGCGGTGCTTCGACCGACGGGGTTATTTCCGGCGCCGCGCGATCTTCACGCCGAACACCAGCGCGACGATCATCAGCAGGAGGCCCATGAGCGCCGCGCCCGGCGCGTCGTCGGTCTCCCCGACATAGATTCCGGCGGCGGCGATGGCCAGGCCGACGACGGCAAGGCCGGAAGCCATGACCAGGTTCCTGACCGGGTACTTCATAAGTACGCCTTTCAAAGGGATCCTCTCCCGCACCGGGTTGCATCGACAATTATAAGGGAGTTTGCCAGATAGAACGGTGTTGGAAATATTGACGACAAACAAGGCGTGTTGGTATAATTTCCAACATGAAGGCCGTCGAGTTGGTCCGGAACAGGATTGTGCTCGCCGAAAACAGGTTTGCCGAGATGGTCCTTTGGCATCTGGTCAGGCCTTTGCCCGGTTCCGGGCATGTTTTCAGATATCGCCTGGCCTATGTGGTTGACGAGATTTGCGTGCTTCGCTACGACAACGAGAGTGGGAAGGGCGACCACCGGCACTGGGGCGGGCGGGAATTGGATTACAAATTCGTGAATCCCGAAAAACTTCTGGCGGACTTCAGGGCCGACATAGAGAGGTGGAATCATGAAAACGGTTATTCTTGATGTCAAGCTCCCGGGCGACGCCATGGCTGAATTCTCCGCAGCCTGGAAGGGCAACAGGCAACAGAAGGCGGACCGAATCAGTTTTGCCTCGCCGGAACTGTTGTGGAAAGTGCTCACGGCCAAGCGCTGGGAGTTGCTCAAGGCGCTTTGCGGGGCAGGTCCCCTGTCCATACGGGAAGCGGCGCGGCGGGTCGAACGGGATGTCAAGGGTGTTCACGGGGACGTCGTCGCGTTGATCGGGGCGGGTCTGATTCGGCGCACGGACAGCGGACGCATTGAATTCCCCTATGAGGCGATCAAGGTGGAGTTCGTCCTGCGGGCAGCCTGAGCGGGCCCTTCCCGTAACTTCGCGCCTGCGGCTCCGGTTATGGATTCCGGGGGAGGCTGGGGCCGTCCCTGTCTTTCGTTGCTTTCGGCCCGATCTCGAGTATGATGGTCGCGAAACAGCCCTGAAACCGTTTTAAACTTACTGCCTGACAAGGAGGAATCTTATGCGAATGCGTTGGTGTGTTGCGGCCCTTTTCTTTGTTTTCGTCCCGGTGGCGCTCGCCCAGCCGGCGGTCAAGCCGGAGTGCGACCGCGCCTGCCTGGAAAACTACATCGACCGGTACCTGGACGCCATGATCGCCCACAAGGCGAGCCCGGACCTCTTCCACAAGAACTGCCGCTTCACCGAGAACGGCGTGGAACTGCCGCTCGGCGGCGAGGGGCTCTGGTACGGCATGTCGGGGAAGGGGACCTACAAGTTCTATATCCCCGACGTCGAGACGCAGCAGGTGGCCTTCATCGGGACCGCCCGGGAAGGGGGCGCCGCCCCGGGGGCGAAGGCCGCACCGGGGGCCAAGCCGGCCTCCCCCACCACGGTCGCCGTCGCCATCCGGCTGAAGATCCTCGACGGGCTGATTACCGAGGCCGAGCAGCTGGTCATCCGGCCGGAACAGAGCCTGACCGGGGACACCCCGGCCTCCAAGTTCCCCCCCACGGCGGAAGCGGTGGAAAAGATGGGGGCGCCGCACGAGATCTTCACCCAGACCATTCCCGAGGCGGAGCGGATGTCGCGCGAGGAGCTGGTCGAGGTCGGGAACTATTACTTCGCCGGCCTGCAACGCAACGACGGCAAGGGCTACTACCCCTTCACCGACGACTGCGTGCGCTACGAGAACGGCATGCTCTCGACCCGGGAGTGCAAGAAGCAGTTCGAGTCGGGACAGCTCAAGGGGATCGTGACCCGGATCCGCGACCGGCGCTTCGTCGCCGTCGACCGCGAGCGGGGCAACGTCTACGCCTTCGGTTTCTTCGACCACCTCCCCATCAACTGGACCTGGCAGCTGGCGGAGATCTTCAAGGTGGAAAAGGGGCAGATCCGGCGCATCGAGGCCATTTTCCACCGCTGCCCCTACGGGATGAACTCCGGGTGGAGCACCTACGAGCAGGGGATGAGCGAGGAGCTGCAGAGCATCCGGTAGCGATGAGGGGCGGGGGGGCTACGCCTCCCCGCCCGTGGTTTTCCTGGGGATGGTGGCGATGATGAGGAGGGCGAGGAGCATCATCGCCGCACCGATCCAGAAGACGGCCCGCAGCCCCGCCTCGAGCGACCCGCGCACCGCGGCGAGGGTCCTGTCGAACAGCCGCCCGTCCCCGCCGGTCTTCGCCTCGAGCGCGGTGCGGAGATTGGCGAGGGCGGGGCCCGACAGCAGCGCCTGGGGGTCGTCGACGGCCTCGAGGATCCGCGCGTCCGCCGCCGGTGAGAGTTCCTCCGGCAGCGAGCGCTCGAGCGCCCGCGCGTAGGCGACGTTCATCGTAGAGCCCAGGATCGCGGGGGAGATGGCCGACCCGATATTCAAGAAGAAGAAGAGGGCCCCCATCGCCACCCCCAGCAGGCGCATCGGGACCGCGTTCTGCACCACCACCGTGTTGATCGTCGGGATGACGCCGTAACCCAGTCCCGCCACCACGGCCACCGCCACGCTCCATGCGACGGGGGTGCCGGCGCCGAAGAGGATCAGGGCGAACATGGCGGCCACCAGCAGGCCGTACCCGGCCACGAACATCCATTTGAAGCGCCCCGTGCGGGCGATGGCGTAGCCGGCGGGAACCCCCATGAAGGCCGTCAGGACCCCGTAGGGGGTGGTGATGAAACCGCTGTGGAAGGTGCTGATCCCCTGGACCCCCTGCAGGAACATCGGGAAGTACATCATCATTCCCATCGTTCCGAAGGAGGAGAAAAAGGTGGCCAGCGCCACGGTGCTGAAGGAGCGGTTCCGAAGCACGATCGGATCGAGGATGGGCTCCCCGGCGCGGGTTTCGACCCTGACGAAGACGACCCAGCAGAGGGCCGAGAGGAGGAGGAGGCCCAGGATCGGGGTGGAGAGCCAGGGGAAGGTGGTGCCGGCGTAGGAAAAGGCGAGGATGGAACTCGAGGCCGCCAGGGCCATCCAGAAGCAGCCCTTGAAATCGATTTTGCGGCTCTTATCCCGGTTGGCCATGGAAGGGACCCCCAGGGGCACGGTGACGAGGCAGAGGACGAGCAGGGGGACCGCCAGCCAGAACAGGTAGCGCCAGTTCAGGGTATCCACGATGAAGCCGCCGAGGGCGGGGCCGGTCAGGGTGAACACCCCAAGCGGGATGTTGAGGAGGCCGACCCACTTGGCCCGCTCCGTGGGCGGGAAGAGATCGCCGACCACGGCGAAGACCAGGGGCATCATCGCCCCGGCGCCCACGGCCGCGATCGCGCTCGCCACGATCAGGAACACGAAGGTGGGGCTGAGGGCGGAGAGGACGGTCCCGGCGAGCGAGGCGGACAGGGCGATCATGAGGATGAGGCGCCGTCCGAACATGTCCGAAAGCTTGCCGAAGATGACGGTTACCAGCGCCATGACCAGCGCGGGGATCGAAACGGACCAGGCGTACAGCGACAGCCCGTCCAGGTCGGCCGCGATCTTCGGCCGGGCGATGGTCAGCGTCTGCACCGAATAGGCCACCGTGCCGTAGACGGCGAAGATGGCCACCAGCCCCCAGAGAACCTGTTTCTTCGTATACTGTGCCCTTTCCTCTGCCATCGATCTCTCCTTTGCAGCGAAGCGGCGGCGGGTGCCGCGGGGTCGAATTATGGATGAGACAATAACCCGTGCCAAATAGCAATATCTTTGTGGGGGATCCCCTGCCGGCGGTGTATAATGGCGCCACCCTGATTCATTTCGTCAAGTCGTCCCCGCTGGACCTGGCATAAGGAGGAGCGCGCATGAATTTCCACCGTTTCCTGTCGGCCGTCATGCTGGCCGGCCTGATTTTTCCGGCCCGCCCGGCCGACGCACAGCAGTCGTGCGAAAGCCTCGCGTCGGTCAGGATCCCCAACGTCACGATCACCTCCGCGCGGGCCGGGAGCCCCGGGTTCGAGCTGCCGGCGCAGTCCGGCTTCCTGAACGCCCCGCCCCGGAAGGTCAACGCCCCCTTCTGCCGCATCGAGGCCTACTCGGCGCCGACGGCCGATTCCCATATCGGAATCGAGGTCTGGCTCCCCGCGGCGGAGAACTGGAACGGAAAATTCCTGGCAGCCGGCAACCCCGGCTTCATCGGCTCTCTTTCCCCTTCGGGCCTGGCCGCGATCATGGAGCGGGGGTACGTCGCCGGGGGGACCGACACCGGGCACGTGGACCCCGACTTCCAGTGGGCCATCGGGCATCCCGAAAAGTGGGCCGACTGGGGCTACCGCGCGGTGCACGAGATGGCGGTGGTGACCAAGGAGATGGCCCGGCGCTATTACGGCCGGCCGGTCCGGTATTCCTTCTGGAACAGCTGCCACAACGGGGGGAACCAGGGGCTTGCGGAGGCGCAGCGCTACCCGGACGATTTCGACGGCATCGTCGTCGGCGACCCGGCCTTCCACATCTCCCGCCTGCAGCCGGGATCGCTCTACATCAGCTGGGTGGCGCTCAAGGACGGCGTAGACGGGCCGGGCTACATCCCCGTCGCGAAGCTCGAGGTGCTCAACCGGGCGGCCCTGGAAGCCTGCGACGCCGACGACGGCCTGGTCGACGGCCTCATCGGCGACCCGACGAAATGCAGGTTCGACCCCGCCGTCCTCCAGTGCCGGGGGGCGGACGCCGCCACCTGCCTGACCGCGGGCCAGGTGGATACGGCCCGGAAGATCTACGCCGGGGCGAAATTCAAGGACGGCAGCCCGATCTACAGCGGCTTCGAGCCGGGGAGCGAACTGGGCTGGGCGTTCATGATCGAGAAGGAGCCTTTCTCGGTCAATCTCAATTACTTCAAGGGGATGGTGTTTCAGGACCCCGATTGGGACTGGCGCACCTTCGACGTCGACCGCGACACCCGCCTGGGGATCGAGAGGACCTCGAAATACGTCGACAACGACAGTCCCGACCTCAGGGCGTTCAGGCAGTCGGGGGGGAAGATGATCATGGTCTCTTCCTGGAACAGCCTGGCGCTCCCCCCGCGGCAGTTCGTCGAGTATTATAAGAGCGTGGAGCGGACGATGGGCGGGCGCGGGCAGACGCAGGATTCCGTGCGCCTCTTCTCCGTCCCCGGTTCCGGCGGTTGCCCCGGGTTTGTGATGAACGAAGGGGATTTCGACGCCTTTTCGGCGATCGAGAGCTGGGTCGAACGGGGGAAGGCGCCCGAGGTCATCATCTACTCCCACCGCAAGGCGTCCGGGGGGGGCGCCATGGGCGGCGGGGGAGAGGTCTTCCGGACCCGGCCCGTGTGCGCCTATCCCAGGGTGGCCCGGTACAAGGGGAACGGGGACATCAACGATGCCGCCAATTTCAGCTGCGTGGAACCATAACGGGCAAGGATGAAGATCGAGATTTCCATAGCCCGGCAGACCCTGACAGTGCTGGGGGACGGCGGGGAGACCCTTGGGAGCTACCCGGTGTCGACCGCCGCCCGGGGGGCGGGCGAAATCAAGGGGAGCGGGGGGACGCCGCGCGGGCGCCACGTGGTGCGGGCCAAAATCGGCGCCGGGCTCCCGCGCGGCGCCGTGCTGGTCAGCCGCCGCCCCACGGGGGAGGTCTGGTCCCCGGAACTGGCCGGACGGTTTCCCGGCCGCGACTGGGTGTTGAGCCGGATCCTCTGGCTTTCGGGGTGCGAAACGGGGGTCAACCGGCTGGGGGAGCGGGACACCATGCAGCGCTATATCTACATCCACGGGACGCCCGACACGGAACCGATGGGGGAGCCCCGCTCCCACGGCTGCATCCGGATGCGTAACGCCGACATCCTGGAGCTGTTCGATCGGGTGCCGGCCGGTACCCCCGTGGAGATCGGCTAGGCCTTCACTTCCGGGGCGCGGGCGGACAGGAGGCTCACCGCGTACCCGACGGCGAAGGTGATCACGGTCCCGACGAGCACGTACCAGGTGAAGGCGATGTCGCTCGCGGCCCAGACCCCGAGCATCGACAGCAGCCCGACCGCCATGCCCGCAATGGCGCCGCGTTCGTTGGCCCGCCGGGTCAGCACCCCCAGGAGGAACACCCCCAGCATGCTCCCGTAGGTGATCGAGGCGATCGTCAGCCCCGCCTCGAGGACCGACCCGACCCCGCGCGAGAGCACGGCCAGCGCCGCCAGGGCGACGCCCCAGAAAACCGTGAACCAGCGCGATATCCGCAGCTGGCTCGCCGATGACAGGTCGTTACGGAAGAAGGGGCGCACGAAATCGACGACGGTGGTTGAGGCCATCGCGTTCAGGGCGCTGCTGAGGTTCGACATCGCGGCGGCCAGGATGGCCGCGACCATGATGCCGCGGACCCCGTGCGGGAGATAGCTCACGATGAAGGTGGGGAAGATCCGGTCGGGGGCGGCGGGGGCCGCCAGTTCCGGGTGGTAGTGGTAGAAGCTGTAGAGCATGACGCCGATGACGAGGAAGAGCGTGAATTGAAACAGGACGATGACGCCGCTCGACAGCAGGGCGATCTTGCTCTCCCGCTCGTTTCTGGCCGCCAGCAGGCGCTGCACGATCAACTGGTCCACCCCGTGGCTGGCCGTGGTGAGGAAGGCGCCCCCGATGATGCCGGCCCAGAAGGTATAGGGGATGTGGATGTCGGGGGAGAAATTCCAGACGGCGAACTTCGGCCCCGCGGCGGCCAGCACCCCCTCCCAGCCGTTGGGTATCATCCCCAGGATGACGAAGAAGGTGATGGCGGTGCACCCGAGGTAGATGCCGAGCTGCACCACGTCGGTCCAGATGACGGCGGTGAACCCCCCCTGGAAGGTGTAGATCAGGGTCAGGGCCGAAATGATCAGGATGGACCAGATGTCCCCGGAGCCGAGCACGATCCCGACGACGATCGCGATGGCGAAGACCCGCACCCCTTCGGCCAGGGCGCGGGTGACGAGGAACATGCTCGCGGTGGCGTGCTTGACGCGGGGGCCGAACCGGCGCTGCATCAGCTCGTAGGCGGTATACATCTCCCCCTTGAAGTAGGCGGGGATGAGGATGAGGGAGATGAACACCCTTCCCACCAGGTATCCCAGGATCAGCTGCAAAAAGCTCAGGTTTCCGGCGAAGGCGATCCCGGGGGTGCTGATGATGGTCAGGGTGCTGGTCTCGGTCCCCACGATCGAGAGGGCCAGCACCCAGGCGGGGGCCGTCTTCCCGCCGAGAAAATAGGTGTGCATCGACTGCTGCTTTTTGCGGAAATGGATGCCGAACAGCGTGATCCCCAGCAGGTACGCCAGGACGATGAACCCGTCCACCCAGTTGAATCCCATGGTGTTCCCCCGGAATGCGGGTTAGTGTAATTTCGCCGCCCGGGGAGTGCAACCGTAAACTCCGCAGTTTTCCGCTCCGGCGGGGATGCCGGGGGGCGGGAGGATGGATTTTGTTCGGACGGCGGCGGGATATGGTGTAATCTGGAAGGCGCATTTCGGTACAAGGAGAGGTGTCTTATCGTGAACGTTCTGATCAAAAAAGTGGTGTTCGCTTCGGGCTTGGCGCTTGCGGGGCTCGGTCTTCCATCTTTTTCCGCCGCCCAGGCTCCCGCCGCGCAGGCCGTGGCTCCAGGCGCCATCTTCCCCGCCGTGGTGGCCACCATCGACGGCCAGCCGGTCCCGGGAAGGGAGCTCGAGGTGCTGATCCGCAGGGAACTGGCCCGGATCGGAAGCCCGGAGTGGAAGGACCTGCGCGAGGACTACCGGGACCAGTTGACGGTCGCCGCCATCACCTCGGTCCTCAATTCGCGCCTGCTCTATCAGAAGGCCGTGGCGGAAGGGATCGGAGCCACCGACGACGAGGTCCAGGCCGAGATGGACCGGATCGCCAGGAACTATGCGAGCGATGCGGAAATGAACAACGACCTGGCCCGCCAGATGCTCGATCGCGACCTGCTGAGGGAGAACCTCCGGCAGACGATTACGATCGCCAAATACATGGAGGCGGCGGTCTCGGGGTCGGTGACGGTCACCCAGGAGGAACTGGCCAAGTACTACACGGCGCACCCGAGCGAGTTCGCCCACCCCGACATCGTCAGGACCAGCCATATCCTGATCCGGGCGGGGGGGAGTCCTGAACAGGACACCCTGGCCCGCCAGCGGGCCGAAGGCCTCCTGGCGCGGGCGAAGAAGGGGGAGGATTTCGCCAAACTCGCGCGGGAGCACTCGGCCGACGAATCGGCGGCGACGGGGGGGGACCTGGGGTACGCCACCAAGAGCGTGCTGAACTCCAAGTACGCCGACGTCGCCTTCGCGCTCGGCGTGGGGGAATACGGTCTGGCCGAGACCCCTTCCGGCTATCACGTCATCAAGGTCACCGACAAGAAGGCCGAGGGGGTGGCGACGCTCGAGGAGGCCACCCCGCAGTTGACGGAGATGCTGCGCAGCCAGAAGGAGCAGGCCGAACTGGAGAAGCTGATCCAGCAGCTGCGCGAAGGCGCCAAGATCGAAATCCTGATTTCGGGCCGGCAGACCCGGGACTAGTCCCGGGCCTCCTCCTGCAGGTAGAGTACCCGGTGGGCGAAATTTTCCGGCCTCGTCTCCCGCCGGAGCCGTTCGAGGAACGGACTCCCGTAGCGGGCCAGGGGGAGGAGGATCCCCGGCCCCCGTTCCTGCAGTTTCCCTTCCGGGAGGCAGCGCGGGAGCAGCCGGTCGACGGCCTGGGCCACGGGCGAGAGCCTCAGGGTGCGCGCTCGCACCCGGCCCATGTTGTGAAGGATCCTGCGGCGGGCGTTCTCCGCCGCGCGCTCGAGTCCCGCCTCGACGGCGCCGATCTCGGCACGGACCTTCCGGAGGTCGCGATCGAGTCTCCGCTCGAGTTCGTCCAGCCTCTCCAGTTCCTGGGATGATGGCGGTGTTTTTTCCCGCATGCGCTCCCCTCCAGCCAGGCAGTCCCCAGGATCGATCCCCAGGCGCTCCAGTTCCGCGGCCGTTTCGGGATCGAGCAGGGTGAAGCTGTTGCGGGGCCAGATGACGGGCATGGGCCGGTCGATCAAGGCGTAGAGGGGGCCGACCTGGGCGAAATAGGCGATTTCGGAGGGGCCGGCGACGTAGGCGGCGGTGGGGAAGAGCGCATCCTGGACCACCGGGCGCAGCAGCACGTTGGGGCTGAACCGTTCCGGCGCGCCCTCCATCAGGTGCCGCAGATCCTCTGCGGTGAAGGAGGTCGCCGAGCCCCTCAGCCGGAACCGGTCCGACTCCCGCTCCAGCGCGAGCCTTTCCCCTTCGGTCACAAACAGCAGCGTGGCATCCTCCCTGAGGTGCACCTGGACCGGATAGCCGGCCCGGGCGAGACCCCCGGCCCTTTCCCGGAGGGCCGCGACGATCGTGTCCGAGTTTTCGAGCGCCTTCAGGAAGACGGGGGCCGCCAGGCGTTTGGCCTCGGGATCCGCGGGATCGAACAGGAGCAGCCCCGGGAGGATCGAGCGGAGGAGGCGGGCGAAGGCCAGGGTCATCGTGACTCCGGGCGCGTAGGCTTCTTCGAGGAGCGCGCGCACGTTCGCGCGGAAGCGTGATTCGGGA includes the following:
- a CDS encoding tannase/feruloyl esterase family alpha/beta hydrolase; this translates as MNFHRFLSAVMLAGLIFPARPADAQQSCESLASVRIPNVTITSARAGSPGFELPAQSGFLNAPPRKVNAPFCRIEAYSAPTADSHIGIEVWLPAAENWNGKFLAAGNPGFIGSLSPSGLAAIMERGYVAGGTDTGHVDPDFQWAIGHPEKWADWGYRAVHEMAVVTKEMARRYYGRPVRYSFWNSCHNGGNQGLAEAQRYPDDFDGIVVGDPAFHISRLQPGSLYISWVALKDGVDGPGYIPVAKLEVLNRAALEACDADDGLVDGLIGDPTKCRFDPAVLQCRGADAATCLTAGQVDTARKIYAGAKFKDGSPIYSGFEPGSELGWAFMIEKEPFSVNLNYFKGMVFQDPDWDWRTFDVDRDTRLGIERTSKYVDNDSPDLRAFRQSGGKMIMVSSWNSLALPPRQFVEYYKSVERTMGGRGQTQDSVRLFSVPGSGGCPGFVMNEGDFDAFSAIESWVERGKAPEVIIYSHRKASGGGAMGGGGEVFRTRPVCAYPRVARYKGNGDINDAANFSCVEP
- the bshC gene encoding bacillithiol biosynthesis cysteine-adding enzyme BshC, with product MVRSQDIPFHRIPGHSPLFLDYIGLSPAAERFYATPPVKPKLEIFARNQSSKKYFPRKEMALILERQNALYGAGAALEEQVADLARPDSVAVVTGQQVGVFGGPLYTIYKALTAVALAEELQKSGIRAVPVFWMETEDHDLAEATRVFHPGPSPGTVEVARALFGDRAPSPRPVGSLTLPLKIRDVNTDYLGSIPESRFRANVRALLEEAYAPGVTMTLAFARLLRSILPGLLLFDPADPEAKRLAAPVFLKALENSDTIVAALRERAGGLARAGYPVQVHLREDATLLFVTEGERLALERESDRFRLRGSATSFTAEDLRHLMEGAPERFSPNVLLRPVVQDALFPTAAYVAGPSEIAYFAQVGPLYALIDRPMPVIWPRNSFTLLDPETAAELERLGIDPGDCLAGGERMREKTPPSSQELERLDELERRLDRDLRKVRAEIGAVEAGLERAAENARRRILHNMGRVRARTLRLSPVAQAVDRLLPRCLPEGKLQERGPGILLPLARYGSPFLERLRRETRPENFAHRVLYLQEEARD
- a CDS encoding DNA-binding protein; amino-acid sequence: MKTVILDVKLPGDAMAEFSAAWKGNRQQKADRISFASPELLWKVLTAKRWELLKALCGAGPLSIREAARRVERDVKGVHGDVVALIGAGLIRRTDSGRIEFPYEAIKVEFVLRAA
- a CDS encoding MFS transporter — translated: MAEERAQYTKKQVLWGLVAIFAVYGTVAYSVQTLTIARPKIAADLDGLSLYAWSVSIPALVMALVTVIFGKLSDMFGRRLILMIALSASLAGTVLSALSPTFVFLIVASAIAAVGAGAMMPLVFAVVGDLFPPTERAKWVGLLNIPLGVFTLTGPALGGFIVDTLNWRYLFWLAVPLLVLCLVTVPLGVPSMANRDKSRKIDFKGCFWMALAASSSILAFSYAGTTFPWLSTPILGLLLLSALCWVVFVRVETRAGEPILDPIVLRNRSFSTVALATFFSSFGTMGMMMYFPMFLQGVQGISTFHSGFITTPYGVLTAFMGVPAGYAIARTGRFKWMFVAGYGLLVAAMFALILFGAGTPVAWSVAVAVVAGLGYGVIPTINTVVVQNAVPMRLLGVAMGALFFFLNIGSAISPAILGSTMNVAYARALERSLPEELSPAADARILEAVDDPQALLSGPALANLRTALEAKTGGDGRLFDRTLAAVRGSLEAGLRAVFWIGAAMMLLALLIIATIPRKTTGGEA
- a CDS encoding L,D-transpeptidase, with protein sequence MKIEISIARQTLTVLGDGGETLGSYPVSTAARGAGEIKGSGGTPRGRHVVRAKIGAGLPRGAVLVSRRPTGEVWSPELAGRFPGRDWVLSRILWLSGCETGVNRLGERDTMQRYIYIHGTPDTEPMGEPRSHGCIRMRNADILELFDRVPAGTPVEIG
- a CDS encoding DUF4982 domain-containing protein, translated to MKKLLPFLFIASLSFSTVSGEVSANLQKINDGWLFFKGDPAGAEAPAFDDSGWRRVDLPHDWSVEGPYSPALASATGYLPGGVGWYRRTIDIPAERKGQMVFLHFEGIYRNGEIFVNGSSLGMRPSGYVPVYHDITPFVTPGGTNTVAVRVDHSESADSRWYTGSGIYRDVWLRFADPVHIAPWGVYCTTRTLGGAQSAVTVETTLENSTGRARTVTVVQELARHDRTVAARHGSKVTLPAGGSERLVQELEIARPRPWSVEDPYLYRLQTTVKEGERVADRGVTRVGLRTFAFDPDKGFFLNGKNMKIKGVCLHHDAGTLGSAVPREVWAHRLETLKALGCNAIRTSHNPHAPLLYDLCDEMGLLVMDEAFDEWEFPKKKWLEGWNVGTPGFEGPASFFDEWGERDLGDLVLRDRNHPSVFMWSIGNEVDYPNDPYSHPILDREGIGQQHAPGYKPAQPHADRLGAIARRLAAVVRKWDPSRPVTAGLAGPVMSNETEYPAALDVAGYNYSENRYAADHARYPERVLYGSETGHSLDAWKAVRDQAFIFGQFLWTGIDYLGEAHRWPSRGFTSGLLDLAGDKKPRAFFRESLWSDQPMIYCGTFPRGARFSATDAPPVWNYREGDEVTVICYTNCDSARLLLDGRGLGPEKARDDDNGYLSWDVVWRPGKLESVGSVAGRERARHALETTGPPRAVRAVPLNGPVAAARGTALVALRIVDDQGRTVLEAGNEITCAPSGPVRLLGLEASDPTDMGDYTDNRQKAFQGKMTAYLQATGTNGTARVRFTSPGLEPAEITLELR
- a CDS encoding sodium/solute symporter (Members of the Solute:Sodium Symporter (SSS), TC 2.A.21 as described in tcdb.org, catalyze solute:Na+ symport. Known solutes for members of the family include sugars, amino acids, nucleosides, inositols, vitamins, urea or anions, depending on the system.) encodes the protein MGFNWVDGFIVLAYLLGITLFGIHFRKKQQSMHTYFLGGKTAPAWVLALSIVGTETSTLTIISTPGIAFAGNLSFLQLILGYLVGRVFISLILIPAYFKGEMYTAYELMQRRFGPRVKHATASMFLVTRALAEGVRVFAIAIVVGIVLGSGDIWSILIISALTLIYTFQGGFTAVIWTDVVQLGIYLGCTAITFFVILGMIPNGWEGVLAAAGPKFAVWNFSPDIHIPYTFWAGIIGGAFLTTASHGVDQLIVQRLLAARNERESKIALLSSGVIVLFQFTLFLVIGVMLYSFYHYHPELAAPAAPDRIFPTFIVSYLPHGVRGIMVAAILAAAMSNLSSALNAMASTTVVDFVRPFFRNDLSSASQLRISRWFTVFWGVALAALAVLSRGVGSVLEAGLTIASITYGSMLGVFLLGVLTRRANERGAIAGMAVGLLSMLGVWAASDIAFTWYVLVGTVITFAVGYAVSLLSARAPEVKA